One window of the Arthrobacter sp. zg-Y919 genome contains the following:
- a CDS encoding BadF/BadG/BcrA/BcrD ATPase family protein: protein MHAFPPPAPNDAGPDTIGLDIGGTKTHGIRLHRGVGALEAIAGSANVQNVPVEAARASLAEVFGALGTDGVGRVIAGSGGVDTEQDAAALRALIAEHVPDAVVEVVHDTRLILAAGEAPSGIAVIAGTGSVAWGIDGSGREARSGGWGYLLGDEGSGYWVGREAVRHTLRRSNLELEPDPLSVALMRQCGAENPDALISLFHGATDRPYWAGKAGLVFDAAQEGNPAAVDIVGEAAEHLAGLILDVAGLLKIPGPVVIGGGLGMHQPLLQDLLRTRLNAAGLTDIRFLTTDPVFGVAYLLGAGNVR from the coding sequence ATGCATGCATTTCCACCTCCGGCTCCCAACGACGCCGGCCCGGACACCATCGGCCTCGACATTGGCGGCACGAAGACCCACGGCATCCGGCTGCACCGCGGCGTCGGCGCCCTCGAAGCCATTGCCGGCAGCGCCAACGTCCAGAACGTTCCGGTGGAGGCTGCCCGGGCGTCCCTGGCAGAGGTTTTCGGCGCGCTGGGGACCGACGGCGTGGGGCGGGTGATTGCCGGGTCCGGGGGAGTGGACACCGAACAGGACGCCGCCGCGCTCCGAGCCCTGATTGCCGAACACGTGCCCGACGCCGTCGTCGAGGTTGTGCACGACACCCGACTGATTCTCGCCGCAGGCGAAGCTCCGTCCGGCATCGCGGTCATTGCCGGCACCGGATCCGTGGCCTGGGGGATTGACGGCTCCGGCCGGGAGGCCCGTTCGGGCGGCTGGGGGTACCTGCTGGGCGACGAAGGCAGCGGCTACTGGGTGGGACGCGAAGCCGTCCGGCACACGCTCCGGCGCAGCAACCTGGAACTGGAACCGGATCCGCTCAGCGTTGCCCTGATGCGGCAATGCGGCGCCGAGAACCCCGACGCGCTGATCAGCCTGTTCCACGGTGCGACGGACCGCCCCTACTGGGCCGGAAAGGCAGGGCTGGTCTTCGACGCCGCGCAGGAAGGAAATCCGGCAGCCGTGGACATCGTGGGCGAGGCGGCGGAGCACCTGGCCGGACTGATCCTGGACGTGGCCGGCCTCCTGAAGATCCCCGGCCCGGTCGTAATCGGCGGGGGACTGGGCATGCACCAGCCGCTGCTGCAGGACCTGCTCCGCACCCGGCTGAACGCAGCAGGACTGACCGATATCCGTTTCCTGACCACCGACCCCGTGTTCGGGGTGGCCTACCTGCTGGGTGCCGGCAATGTCCGCTGA
- a CDS encoding 5-formyltetrahydrofolate cyclo-ligase has translation MRSLNKEQARRDYLQSRRELTETERAEAAAGLARLGLRGVQEVVPAGGTVAGYLSTGTEPGTGALLQELFRSGYRVLVPVCEPGRRLSWCEWSPGIELAPGLHASLLEPVGPRHAVSDFPDLGLVFVPALAADSSGGRMGKGGGYYDRFLAGLRADGNPVPAVAVVFEHEYVPAGSFETTPLDAPVDAVLTPSSWRGVPAGHMYT, from the coding sequence ATGCGCTCGTTGAACAAGGAACAGGCCCGAAGGGACTATCTGCAGTCGCGTCGGGAGTTGACCGAGACGGAGAGGGCCGAAGCCGCCGCAGGTCTTGCCCGTCTCGGGCTGCGCGGGGTGCAGGAAGTGGTGCCCGCCGGTGGCACGGTGGCCGGTTACCTCTCGACCGGGACCGAACCCGGCACGGGAGCCTTGCTGCAGGAGCTCTTCCGGTCCGGATACCGGGTGCTGGTGCCGGTGTGTGAACCCGGCCGCCGGCTGTCCTGGTGCGAATGGTCACCGGGCATAGAGCTGGCGCCTGGACTGCACGCCTCGCTTCTGGAGCCCGTTGGCCCGCGGCATGCCGTCTCCGACTTTCCGGACCTCGGGCTGGTTTTCGTTCCCGCGCTGGCAGCGGATTCTTCGGGCGGACGCATGGGTAAGGGCGGCGGATACTATGACCGCTTCCTGGCCGGACTGAGGGCGGACGGCAATCCGGTCCCGGCGGTCGCGGTGGTTTTTGAGCACGAGTATGTCCCGGCCGGAAGCTTTGAAACGACACCCCTGGATGCGCCCGTGGATGCGGTCCTGACGCCGTCCAGCTGGCGGGGGGTGCCCGCCGGGCACATGTATACTTAG
- a CDS encoding FmdB family zinc ribbon protein, whose amino-acid sequence MPTYAYACKDCTHSFDIQQSFSEDSLTVCPECGGRLRKKFNSVGVVFKGSGFYRTDSREAASSVPATPSKTEGSTASAPASTSTSGSSTPAASPASSSTGSQA is encoded by the coding sequence GTGCCCACGTATGCCTACGCCTGCAAGGACTGCACCCATTCGTTCGATATCCAGCAGTCCTTCAGCGAAGACTCCCTGACGGTCTGCCCCGAGTGCGGCGGCCGGCTGCGGAAGAAGTTCAACAGCGTCGGAGTTGTTTTCAAGGGCTCCGGTTTCTACCGCACCGATTCACGTGAGGCCGCCTCCAGCGTTCCGGCTACCCCGTCCAAGACCGAGGGTTCCACGGCTTCGGCACCTGCGTCCACGTCCACGTCGGGCAGCAGTACCCCGGCAGCGTCGCCCGCTTCAAGCTCCACCGGTTCCCAGGCCTAA
- a CDS encoding MFS transporter, with amino-acid sequence MTVLSELRMQPAARTRRKEWDAAIRPRLILTLAVMSTLLIGANLATPLYPLLGDSLGLSYFGVTLAFASYVLVLVAGLLLVGHWSDYIGRRAALVVAAVVSLAGGLIFGTATDVGALMLGRALQGASVALATGASSAALRELLPHKPEWATRFTLLVSAGGVAAGPVIGGLLSLLPAPTLTPFLIHSAVLAALLIPLCMLKARPAISLAEGPPLAMLRPRKPAVSHRARTQFWIASTTGFLSFAVFGFCLSLAPTYFSSIAGTTWRPAIGLLAALALGASAVSQLTGIRGRYTAPIGLAAMGTGTALIPVAGGTGSLILLTVACVLAGFGQGMAFRVVFNEVAAAVEAAEHARIISTVYVITYLGSAIPVLGLGAAGGIWGLDASVAGFSALITAACLVLAVLSLRRNRRRAAAS; translated from the coding sequence GTGACAGTGCTCAGTGAGCTGCGCATGCAGCCCGCCGCCCGCACCAGGCGGAAGGAGTGGGACGCGGCCATCCGGCCCCGGCTGATCCTGACGCTTGCCGTAATGAGCACGCTGCTCATCGGCGCGAACCTTGCGACTCCGCTGTATCCGCTGCTCGGCGACTCCCTTGGCCTCTCCTACTTCGGCGTGACGCTGGCATTCGCCTCGTATGTCCTCGTCCTGGTCGCCGGTCTGCTGCTCGTAGGGCACTGGTCCGACTACATTGGCCGCCGTGCGGCACTCGTGGTGGCCGCCGTCGTCTCGCTGGCCGGCGGGTTGATCTTCGGCACCGCCACCGATGTAGGTGCCCTGATGCTTGGCCGTGCCCTCCAGGGCGCTTCGGTAGCCCTCGCCACCGGCGCCAGCTCGGCCGCCCTGCGCGAACTGCTGCCGCATAAACCCGAATGGGCCACCCGCTTCACCCTGCTCGTGTCCGCCGGTGGCGTGGCTGCCGGCCCGGTGATCGGCGGCCTCCTGTCCCTGCTGCCCGCGCCCACCCTGACGCCCTTCCTGATCCACTCCGCGGTCCTGGCAGCCCTCCTGATTCCGCTCTGCATGCTGAAGGCGCGGCCGGCCATCTCCCTCGCCGAAGGCCCGCCGCTGGCCATGCTGCGGCCGCGGAAACCGGCCGTCTCGCATCGTGCCCGCACACAGTTCTGGATTGCGTCAACCACCGGGTTCCTGAGCTTCGCGGTCTTTGGTTTCTGCCTCTCCCTGGCGCCCACCTACTTTTCCTCCATCGCGGGAACCACGTGGCGGCCCGCCATCGGGCTGCTCGCCGCCCTCGCCCTGGGCGCCTCAGCGGTCAGCCAGCTGACCGGCATCCGGGGCCGCTACACCGCACCCATCGGACTCGCTGCGATGGGTACCGGCACCGCACTGATTCCCGTGGCCGGAGGCACCGGGAGCCTCATACTCCTGACGGTCGCCTGCGTGCTGGCCGGATTCGGCCAGGGCATGGCTTTCCGGGTGGTGTTCAACGAGGTTGCCGCAGCGGTTGAGGCCGCCGAGCATGCCCGGATTATCAGCACCGTTTACGTGATCACCTACCTCGGCAGTGCCATTCCCGTGCTGGGCCTCGGCGCAGCGGGCGGGATCTGGGGGCTGGACGCTTCGGTGGCCGGTTTCTCGGCACTGATCACCGCGGCGTGCCTCGTCCTGGCGGTCCTGAGCCTGCGGCGGAACCGGCGCCGGGCCGCCGCCAGCTAG
- a CDS encoding aminoglycoside phosphotransferase family protein has translation MPDDPNRHPGRLSSRAAHAVAVLGSAAMRGPLQDLLRSRGLLLDHWEHLRSHHRPGGAVSALYRVRCRPAGKVPPAGAGSTADLTLYLGATTAGAAETGETPLNAAGPETAAARIAGLDLCLWFHPHDPVLRSLPWATDASAVARDVFASAEPGRLALAAYRPLRRAVLRAEHAHGTAYLKLLPPAQLPALRRRHRLLEASAVPAPLLLPADSAAARDAVVLSALPGTSLFRLLVDDGAAGVRPGVLLELLDTLPSGALDLPLRLSWADRVEEYAGTAAAAVPAETDSIWKLAGEIREVLESAPAGPLVPVHGDFHEGNLLLSDGTVTGLLDIDGLGPGHRVDDLACLLGHLAVLAAAHPDRPQLGQALADYRRVFEEAVDPAALHARAAGVVLTLVAGARARRGVSRGRNAVLRLDTARRLLREAQK, from the coding sequence GTGCCCGACGATCCGAATCGGCACCCCGGCCGTCTTTCCAGCCGGGCGGCGCACGCCGTCGCCGTCCTGGGCAGCGCGGCCATGCGCGGCCCGCTCCAGGACCTGCTGCGGTCCCGTGGACTGCTGCTGGACCACTGGGAGCACCTGCGCAGCCACCACCGGCCCGGGGGAGCCGTCTCCGCCCTGTACCGGGTCCGGTGCCGCCCGGCCGGGAAGGTGCCTCCGGCGGGAGCGGGAAGCACCGCGGACCTGACGCTTTACCTCGGGGCGACCACGGCCGGTGCCGCTGAAACCGGGGAAACCCCACTGAACGCCGCCGGACCGGAAACCGCAGCCGCGCGGATCGCCGGCCTGGATCTATGCCTGTGGTTCCATCCCCATGACCCCGTCCTCCGGTCCCTGCCCTGGGCGACCGATGCCTCAGCCGTAGCGAGGGACGTCTTTGCCTCGGCCGAACCGGGACGGCTCGCCCTCGCCGCCTACCGCCCGCTGCGCCGGGCCGTACTGCGGGCCGAGCACGCCCACGGAACCGCCTACCTGAAACTCCTGCCACCGGCGCAGCTGCCTGCCCTGCGGCGGCGCCACCGGCTGCTGGAGGCCAGCGCGGTGCCGGCCCCGCTGCTGCTGCCGGCGGATTCCGCGGCCGCCCGGGACGCTGTGGTCCTCAGCGCCCTGCCCGGCACCTCCCTGTTCCGGCTCCTGGTCGACGACGGCGCCGCCGGGGTACGTCCCGGGGTCCTCCTGGAACTGCTGGACACCTTGCCGTCCGGGGCGCTGGACCTGCCGCTGCGCCTCAGCTGGGCGGACCGCGTCGAGGAGTATGCCGGGACGGCTGCTGCTGCGGTCCCTGCCGAAACAGACAGCATTTGGAAACTTGCGGGTGAAATCCGGGAGGTCCTGGAATCCGCGCCTGCGGGACCGCTGGTTCCGGTCCACGGCGACTTCCACGAGGGAAACCTGCTGCTCTCCGACGGGACGGTCACGGGCCTGCTCGACATTGACGGGCTCGGCCCGGGGCACCGGGTCGATGATCTGGCCTGCCTGCTGGGCCACCTGGCGGTCCTGGCGGCGGCACATCCGGACCGGCCGCAGCTGGGACAGGCCCTGGCCGACTACCGGCGGGTTTTCGAGGAGGCCGTGGACCCGGCAGCCCTGCACGCCAGGGCCGCCGGCGTCGTGCTGACCCTGGTGGCGGGCGCACGGGCCCGGCGCGGGGTGAGCCGCGGCCGGAACGCGGTCCTCAGGCTGGATACCGCGCGCCGGCTGCTCCGCGAAGCCCAGAAGTAG
- the galU gene encoding UTP--glucose-1-phosphate uridylyltransferase GalU has protein sequence MTTSRRTVTKAVIPAAGLGTRFLPATKAMPKEMLPVVDKPAIQYVVEEAVNAGMPDILMITGRNKRSLEDHFDRVPFIEKTLEDKGDLEKLAMVRAASELGEIHYLRQGDPKGLGHAVLRAKLHIGDEPFAVLLGDDLIDARDDLLEKMVEVQAKTGGSVIALIEVDPEQISAYGCADISVVEGEDYVRVNKLVEKPDVEDAPSNLAVIGRYVLHPSVFGVLEETGPGRGGEIQLTDALQTLAAAEGEGAGVYGVVFRGRRYDTGDKLSYLKAVVSLASEREDLGPALRDWLKDFTGTLED, from the coding sequence ATGACCACGTCACGACGCACTGTAACCAAAGCCGTAATCCCAGCCGCCGGGCTGGGCACCCGCTTCCTGCCTGCCACCAAGGCGATGCCCAAGGAAATGCTCCCCGTGGTGGACAAACCCGCCATCCAGTACGTGGTCGAAGAAGCAGTCAATGCCGGCATGCCGGACATCCTGATGATCACCGGACGCAACAAGCGCTCCCTCGAGGACCACTTTGACCGTGTTCCCTTCATCGAAAAGACGCTTGAAGACAAGGGCGACCTTGAAAAGCTCGCGATGGTGCGGGCGGCATCCGAGCTCGGGGAGATCCACTACCTCCGCCAGGGCGATCCCAAGGGACTGGGCCACGCAGTGCTGCGGGCCAAGCTGCATATCGGTGACGAACCCTTTGCCGTCCTCCTCGGAGACGACCTGATCGATGCGCGCGACGACCTGCTCGAAAAGATGGTTGAAGTCCAGGCCAAGACCGGCGGATCCGTGATCGCCCTGATCGAAGTGGATCCGGAACAGATCAGCGCCTACGGCTGCGCCGACATTTCCGTGGTCGAGGGCGAGGACTACGTCCGCGTGAACAAGCTCGTGGAAAAGCCCGACGTCGAGGACGCACCCTCCAACCTTGCCGTGATCGGCCGTTACGTGCTGCACCCGTCGGTCTTCGGAGTCCTTGAAGAGACCGGACCCGGCAGGGGCGGGGAAATCCAGCTGACGGATGCGCTGCAGACACTGGCTGCCGCCGAAGGCGAAGGCGCCGGCGTGTATGGCGTGGTCTTCCGCGGCCGCCGCTATGACACGGGCGACAAGCTGAGCTACCTCAAGGCAGTGGTGTCCCTGGCGTCCGAGCGTGAGGACCTTGGACCGGCCCTGAGGGACTGGCTGAAGGACTTCACCGGAACTCTCGAAGACTAA
- a CDS encoding NUDIX hydrolase, with translation MSADFDVRVGAYAVIVRDGMLLLAHWNEHGNSHWTLPGGGLERGEDAPAAAVREVREETGYEARLESLLGVDSIFIPPEQRMHGEPRMLHGLRIIYRADVVDGALRDEENGSTDQAAWVPLDEVPALDRTGLVDVGLRLLAAGTDTSNGSAPPLDPARPIH, from the coding sequence ATGTCCGCTGACTTCGACGTCCGGGTGGGGGCGTACGCCGTGATTGTCCGCGACGGGATGCTGCTGCTGGCGCACTGGAACGAGCACGGCAACTCGCACTGGACCCTGCCCGGCGGCGGACTTGAACGGGGCGAGGACGCTCCGGCCGCCGCAGTGCGGGAGGTGCGGGAGGAGACCGGCTATGAAGCGCGCCTTGAGAGCCTGCTGGGAGTGGACAGCATCTTCATTCCGCCCGAACAGCGCATGCACGGCGAACCCCGGATGCTGCACGGCCTGCGGATCATCTACCGCGCCGACGTCGTGGACGGCGCCCTCCGCGATGAAGAAAACGGCAGCACAGACCAAGCCGCCTGGGTGCCACTGGACGAGGTTCCGGCCCTGGACCGGACCGGCCTGGTGGACGTGGGACTGCGCCTGCTGGCCGCAGGTACAGACACCTCCAACGGGTCCGCACCACCCCTCGACCCGGCCCGCCCCATCCACTAA
- a CDS encoding SAF domain-containing protein translates to MSLRRSPSRNTSGTAAFPRPSAGSVDRLSRFRRFLVRHRRLLAALACCAAAGSAVESLVPGTAARSVLVQAARDLPAGTLLDAGALETVRVPAEAVPPGARNHPDSLIGHRLATPLLRGSPVTQLSLAGPGLLTGAPAGSVAVPLRPADPSVLGLLRPGQLVNVVAGADTAWNTGITPGDGNGAVVLAFSVPVLWVSGAEPAGGWPGNGGGEGLVVVAADRENAARLTAASGTGGIHLVLTG, encoded by the coding sequence ATGTCTTTGCGCCGCTCCCCCAGCCGAAATACTTCCGGCACTGCCGCGTTTCCCCGGCCGTCCGCAGGCTCCGTGGACCGCCTCTCCAGGTTCCGGCGCTTCCTTGTCCGCCACCGCCGCCTGCTGGCAGCCTTGGCCTGCTGTGCCGCGGCAGGGTCGGCAGTAGAGTCGCTGGTCCCCGGCACCGCGGCGCGCTCCGTACTGGTCCAGGCCGCCCGGGACCTCCCCGCAGGTACGCTTCTGGACGCCGGGGCCTTGGAGACAGTCCGGGTGCCCGCCGAAGCGGTGCCGCCTGGCGCCCGGAACCATCCTGATTCCCTCATTGGCCATCGACTCGCGACTCCGCTGCTCCGGGGCAGTCCCGTCACACAGCTTTCCCTGGCCGGACCGGGTCTCCTGACCGGTGCTCCGGCAGGTTCGGTCGCCGTGCCGCTCCGCCCGGCAGACCCATCCGTCCTCGGGCTCCTGAGGCCGGGACAGCTGGTTAATGTGGTGGCGGGCGCCGACACGGCATGGAATACGGGGATAACCCCTGGGGACGGAAACGGTGCGGTTGTCCTGGCCTTCTCTGTACCGGTGCTGTGGGTGTCCGGAGCTGAGCCTGCCGGCGGCTGGCCGGGAAACGGCGGCGGCGAAGGCCTGGTGGTCGTGGCTGCGGACCGGGAGAACGCAGCCCGGCTCACTGCCGCCTCCGGGACGGGCGGCATCCATCTGGTCCTGACGGGTTAG
- a CDS encoding GNAT family protein, with product MQGSWPVTLESDDVILRPIRHRDRREWTEVRSRNARWVGPWEASNPVLGGEPPTYGDMVRSLNRQARQDSALPFVITERRDPYRPPAIVGQLTVSTIVWGSARMATLGYWVDQERAGRGIVPTAVALATDHCFQALALHRMEINIRPENAPSLRVVEKLGFRDEGLRERYLHIDGHWADHRSFALTAEEVPEGLLNRWKSRRAL from the coding sequence ATGCAGGGCTCATGGCCGGTGACGCTGGAGAGTGACGACGTCATTCTCCGGCCGATCCGGCACCGTGACCGGCGGGAATGGACCGAGGTCCGGTCCCGGAACGCCCGTTGGGTGGGTCCGTGGGAGGCCAGCAATCCCGTCCTGGGCGGGGAACCGCCTACCTACGGCGACATGGTGCGGAGCCTCAACCGCCAGGCCCGCCAGGACTCGGCCCTGCCCTTCGTTATCACCGAGCGCAGGGATCCCTACCGGCCGCCGGCGATCGTCGGGCAGCTGACAGTCTCGACGATCGTCTGGGGGTCGGCGCGGATGGCCACCCTGGGGTACTGGGTGGACCAGGAGCGGGCCGGCCGCGGCATTGTCCCCACGGCTGTGGCCCTGGCCACGGACCATTGCTTCCAAGCACTGGCGCTGCACCGGATGGAAATCAACATCCGCCCCGAGAACGCCCCGAGCCTCCGGGTGGTGGAAAAACTCGGATTCCGGGACGAGGGACTGCGCGAACGGTACCTGCATATCGACGGCCACTGGGCAGATCACCGCAGCTTCGCCCTTACCGCCGAGGAGGTCCCCGAGGGCCTCCTGAACCGCTGGAAGTCCCGCAGGGCACTCTAG
- a CDS encoding Lrp/AsnC family transcriptional regulator, which produces MANLDPLDRRLLLELVRDPRAQISDLSERLGVARNTAQAHVRHLLRAGVIRRSGRDVDLSQLGYDVQAFITIEVNHRELDGVISGLRTLPQVLEVHEISGRGDVWCRMTATDTQQLQQALRSVLRIKGVIRTETVLALHEHIPYRTEPLLEKLVPPAE; this is translated from the coding sequence ATGGCCAATCTGGACCCGCTCGACCGCCGGTTGCTGCTGGAACTGGTTCGGGATCCTCGGGCGCAGATCAGCGACCTGAGCGAGCGGCTCGGTGTTGCCCGCAATACTGCCCAGGCCCACGTCCGCCACCTGCTGCGGGCCGGAGTCATCCGCCGGTCCGGCCGCGACGTCGACCTTTCGCAGCTCGGCTACGACGTGCAGGCATTCATCACCATCGAAGTGAACCACCGCGAGCTCGACGGCGTGATTTCCGGACTCCGTACCCTCCCCCAGGTGCTGGAGGTCCACGAGATTTCCGGCCGGGGTGACGTGTGGTGCCGGATGACCGCCACGGACACCCAGCAGCTGCAGCAGGCCCTGCGCTCCGTCCTTCGGATCAAGGGCGTGATCCGTACGGAAACGGTCCTGGCCCTGCACGAGCACATCCCGTACCGCACCGAACCGCTGCTGGAAAAACTGGTCCCGCCTGCGGAGTGA